In the Harmonia axyridis chromosome 3, icHarAxyr1.1, whole genome shotgun sequence genome, one interval contains:
- the LOC123675543 gene encoding trypsin-2-like produces MLWVCIISIAFITGDADGAVPIFRILGGNKVDIRNYPYVVSVQMLFRGQRMHICGGTLIAPNTILTAAHCFRSTGNFVVKAGSNSLKDSRGCVVPINKVIYHPQYKALSQDYDIAIAQLRKPVKLSKMIQPVKLPSFSKEIPLTKGTVLGWGATGYGASTSDDLRAVEIPIIDDKDCVQSYPKGLVTERMFCAKDDEGTKDSCQGDSGGPLIINGTIYGIVSWGFDCGNPDNPGVYSRVPYFADFINKTLNQKISRYNRIKKWIRGLY; encoded by the exons ATGCTATGGGTATGCATCATTTCGATCGCATTTATTACAG GAGATGCCGATGGAGCGGTACCTATCTTCAGAATTCTAGGAGGAAACAAGGTTGATATCAGAAATTACCCTTATGTGGTGTCCGTCCAGATGTTATTTCGAGGCCAAAGGATGCACATTTGCGGTGGAACGTTGATAGCACCCAACACAATTTTAACAGCAGCGCATTGCTTCAGATCCACAGGAAATTTCGTAGTCAAAGCAGGTTCCAACAGCCTTAAGGATTCTAGAGGATGCGTTGTGCCCATTAACAAAGTGATATACCATCCTCAGTATAAAGCCTTGAGCCAGGATTACGATATTGCAATTGCTCAGCTAAGAAAACCGGTGAAGCTCTCCAAAATGATACAACCCGTCAAATTGCCATCCTTTTCCAAAGAAATTCCTCTAACGAAAGGCACTGTTCTGGGCTGGGGTGCTACAGGCTATGGAGCAAGCACTAGTGATGATTTGAGAGCTGTTGAAATACCAATTATAGATGACAAAGATTGCGTTCAATCTTACCCGAAGGGTTTGGTAACAGAACGAATGTTCTGTGCGAAGGATGATGAAGGCACCAAGGATTCTTGTCAG GGGGATTCTGGTGGACCGCTCATAATAAATGGAACTATTTATGGAATAGTATCATGGGGGTTTGATTGTGGCAATCCAGATAATCCAGGTGTTTACTCTAGGGTTCCATATTTCGCTGATTTCATCAATAAAACACTTAATCAAAAAATATCTCGATATAATAGGATAAAAAAGTGGATACGAGGCTTATATTGA
- the LOC123675544 gene encoding uncharacterized protein LOC123675544 produces the protein MRSSARAQPSGAPKAPGQGGPTYSQVTAGLKVGIMDRKYPEVILEMDQLKATKNSIMEQIIALGKEDAIKPTFQQLHMRPVWLGLTCSDKATVEWLRSIQPKLKPWKGADLSIAEEAELPHPEILVGYLLDSQDLSTEEVYKVVENQNAGFKTSSWRVIRRGPSGPMLEFFISAVRASVERLKAQNWRINYLFGQTNLRLKGPKATIESREAPQA, from the coding sequence ATGCGGAGCTCTGCCAGGGCTCAGCCCTCGGGAGCTCCCAAGGCTCCTGGACAAGGTGGTCCCACCTATAGCCAGGTTACTGCTGGTCTGAAGGTGGGTATAATGGATAGGAAGTATCCagaggtgattttggaaatggaCCAATTGAAGGCCACCAAAAATTCGATCATGGAGCAAATCATTGCGCTGGGAAAAGAGGACGCTATAAAGCCTACGTTCCAGCAATTGCACATGAGGCCAGTCTGGCTTGGTCTGACATGCTCTGATAAAGCCACTGTTGAGTGGCTCAGAAGCATACAGCCAAAACTAAAACCCTGGAAGGGAGCTGATCTGAGTATCGCTGAAGAGGCAGAACTGCCTCACCCGGAGATCCTGGTCGGCTATCTCCTAGACAGTCAGGATCTCTCCACCGAGGAAGTTTACAAGGTGGTTGAGAACCAGAACGCAGGGTTCAAAACCTCTAGCTGGAGAGTCATTCGAAGGGGACCATCAGGACCCATGCTCGAGTTTTTCATCTCGGCTGTTAGAGCATCGGTCGAGAGACTTAAAGCACAGAATTGGCGAATAAACTATCTATTCGGCCAAACAAATCTTCGCCTTAAGGGACCAAAGGCAACGATCGAGAGTAGAGAAGCACCTCAGGCCTGA
- the LOC123675545 gene encoding ell-associated factor Eaf, which produces MAEKLGIKIGNEVRELKIGQSFTNPKSTAFHTIKYDFKPASVDKNKIATVDVGNNHQVAVTVPHLDGSGVPQTVFKGSQRPYTKECVLIIDKRTGEVTLERLSCNIQVKKTRNESSKVPHPSERLGVNSNERNSSSSLAARSQTPPVGQRVSSKTKVTSGSRRPDRPITNLIPKHSPLQSSPRYPSPNQQNKSPKDELRNFNNDNHTSASASLPMIGLDEFPEPRLPVSNSHHNSTHMNTTSSQQNNSSIPIEKPSTFHITPDEIGEISDSSSSSSDGDSDSEDEANSTVLERNLTSNDRNNGHCNGIQNSTAPKFNSVPTSRLLKEDLCLSESGSDSD; this is translated from the exons ATGGCAGAAAAATTAGGTATCAAAATTGGAAATGAAGTAAGAGAATTAAAGATTGGTCAAAGTTTTACAAATCCAAAGTCGACGGCATTTCATACAATAAAAT ATGACTTTAAGCCTGCATCAGttgacaaaaataaaattgctaCAGTAGATGTAGGAAACAATCATCAAGTCGCAGTTACTGTTCCCCACCTAG ATGGATCAGGAGTTCCTCAGACAGTATTCAAAGGATCACAAAGGCCATATACAAAAGAATGTGTCTTAATAATAGATAAAAGAACCGGCGAAGTAACTTTAGAACGATTATCTTGTAACATACAAGTTAAAAAAACACGTAATGAATCCTCTAAAGTACCTCATCCATCAG AGAGGTTAGGTGTTAATTCCAATGAACGTAACAGTTCCTCGAGTCTTGCTGCAAGATCACAAACACCGCCAGTTGGGCAGCGTGTTTCAAGCAAAACTAAAGTGACCAGTGGAAGTAGAAGACCTGATAGACCAATCACAAATTTAATTCCTAAACACTCGCCACTTCAGTCCAGTCCTCGTTATCCATCTCCAAATCAGCAAAACAAAAGTCCCAAAGATGAATTACGCAACTTTAATAATGA caaTCACACTAGTGCATCTGCAAGTTTGCCAATGATAGGTCTTGATGAATTCCCTGAACCTCGTTTACCTGTCAGTAACTCTCACCACAATTCCACTCATATGAATACAACATCTTCCCAACAAAACAATTCTAGCATACCAATAGAAAAACCTTCAACTTTCCACATAACACCAGATGAAATCGGAGAGATCAGTGACAGTTCATCATCAAGCAGTGATGGAGACAGTGATTCAGAAGATGAGGCTAATTCTACTGTCCTTGAAAGAAATCTCACAAGCAACGATAGAAATAATGGTCATTGCAATGGAATCCAGAACTCCACCGCGCCAAAATTCAATTCAGTGCCAACAAGCCGCTTGCTCAAGGAAGATCTGTGCCTTTctgagtccggatctgattccGATTGA
- the LOC123675546 gene encoding chondroitin sulfate synthase 2: MFKNLRRLISNNIYLILGFLIGVYMQLSYFNIKYVCESEIQNIVESKAVPQTEKIISKPFVLNVTKTNSTDGKKKKKLIRPRYYSTELGIREKIFVGIFTTEEKVNTQAIHINRTVAHLVDKIKFFITAQYKLKSKFNLTGLVGFTDTRSKYRPFQIFKYIGDNFGQEFDYYLLANDYTYLNIHRIKDIVNAISVSMNVYMGTKEEDSSFCSLEAGIIISNSVLKSVREKLDWCVLNAVSDSHSENIGRCIYNSIGLNCQEAVQSQKLTAFRIKHFNLDKSLYNLSQRKDFNSAATVYPVLQEKDFYTLNVYFLKQRLTGLEEVEKELSEGLIESWPPGHKPRSKPATRFDLPRQLYFNSTHVFFPDDFITIRKHEKDELIDINDVLNNVINKATNDNKNLTFKRLMNGYKTFDANRGMDYILDLEFIDEHSFRPLKKRYHVCKPLSKVEYVQVPYVTENKRVTIFLIIQEHEVREAKAFLNDFLSLMNDKKDENFLMLVLFYQNNSMSQGKNDVFVEIKNFVKKTSAMFKDEVNVAWVSIRLPNLVYTTNIEAKSLNFVAVDLALKKVGANNLILILDSFCNINKDFLNRVRMNTIEKFQVFSPIPFRQYNPKTSDYLKLEVNKNAGHFDREEYKFISFYGRDYVEARKKYQQKMPIIRTDTEIATVLKDPFKSRGNLLEMFVETMKSLRHMRATDMNLLIRYHEELDQEKCNKFIGSKSQLAKLLLRMKTKISLLQ; the protein is encoded by the exons ATGTTCAAGAATTTGAGAAGATTGATTTCGAATAATATATACCTTATATTGGGGTTTTTGATTGGTGTTTACATGCAATTatcttatttcaatataaaatacgtttgcGAAAGTGAAATACAGAATATAGTTGAGAGTAAAGCAGTTCCACAAACAGAGAAAATCATTTCCAAACCATTTGTTTTGAATGTTACAAAGACAAACTCTACAGATggcaagaaaaaaaagaaactaataAGACCAAGATATTACTCCACTGAGTTAGGAATACGTGAGAAAATATTTGTTGGAATATTTACAACAGAAGAAAAAGTGAATACTCAAGCTATTCATATAAATAGAACTGTTGCCCACTTAGTagacaaaattaaatttttcatcactgcccaatataaattgaaatcaaaatttaacCTTACCGGATTAGTGGGTTTCACAGATACAAGATCCAAATATAGgccttttcaaatatttaaatatataggAGATAACTTTGGACAGgaatttgattattatttattggcTAATGATTATACTTATTTGAATATACATCGTATTAAAGATATAGTAAATGCTATAAGCGTTAGCATGAATGTATATATGGGAACAAAAGAAGAAGATAGTAGTTTTTGTAGTCTAG aGGCTGGAATAATCATTAGTAATTCGGTTCTAAAATCAGTAAGAGAAAAGTTAGACTGGTGTGTCCTCAATGCTGTATCAGATAGTCACAGTGAAAATATTGGAAGATGCATTTACAATAGTATTGGACTCAATTGCCAAGAAGCTGTTCAG AGTCAGAAATTAACAGCATTTAGAATAAAGCATTTTAATCTGGATAAATCTCTTTACAATTTGTCTCAGAGGAAAGATTTTAACAGTGCAGCTACCGTTTATCCCGTCCTACAAGAAAAAGACTTCTATACattgaatgtttattttttaaag CAAAGATTAACTGGACTAGAAGAGGTGGAAAAGGAATTATCAGAAGGTTTAATAGAATCATGGCCCCCAGGACACAAACCAAGGTCTAAACCCGCAACAAGATTTGACCTTCCACGCCAATTATACTTCAACTCAACTCATGTGTTCTTTCCTGATGACTTTATAACAATTCGAAAACATGAAAAAGATGAATTAATAGATATTAAT GATGTTCTGAATAATGTTATAAATAAAGCAACAAACGATAATAAGAACCTTACATTCAAAAGATTAATGAATGGTTATAAAACCTTTGATGCCAATAGAGGAATGGATTATATACTAGATCTAGAATTTATTGATGAACACTCATTCAGGCCGTTAAAAAAGAG ATATCATGTTTGCAAGCCTCTAAGTAAAGTTGAATATGTGCAAGTTCCTTATGTAACTGAAAATAAGCGAGTTACTATTTTCCTGATTATTCAAGAACATGAAGTCAGAGAAGCAAAAGCATTTTTAAATGATTTCCTCAGTTTAATGAATGATAAGaaagatgaaaattttctcATGTTAGTACTTTTCTACCAAAACAACTCAATGAGTCAAGGGAAGAATGatgtttttgttgaaataaaaaattttgtgaaaaaaacatCGGCGATGTTCAAAGATGAAGTTAATGTGGCATGGGTGTCAATTAGATTACCAAACTTAGTTTATACTACAAATATTGAGGCAAAATCTCTGAATTTTGTTGCTGTGGATCTTGCCTTGAAAAAAGTTGGAGCTAACAATCTAATACTAATATTGGATTCTTTCTGTAATATTAATAAAGACTTTTTGAACAGG gtacgaatgaatactattgaaaaattccaagTATTCAGTCCGATTCCATTCAGACAATATAATCCAAAGACTAGTGATTATTTAAAATTAGAGGTGAACAAAAATGCAGGACACTTTGATAGAGAAGAGTATAAATTTATATCGTTTTATGGAAGAGACTATGTGGAAG ctagaaaaaaatatcaacagaaaatgccAATAATTAGAACTGATACAGAAATAGCAACAGTTCTGAAAGATCCATTCAAAAGCCGAGGAAATTTACTTGAAATGTTTGTGGAAACTATGAAGAGCCTCAGACATATGAGAGCAACCGATATGAACCTATTAATTCGATATCATGAAGAGTTAGACCAAGAAAAATGCAATAAGTTCATAGGAAGTAAAAGTCAACTAGCCAAGTTGTTGTTGAGGATGAAAACTAAGATTTCTTTGCTCCAGTGA
- the LOC123675549 gene encoding DNA polymerase beta-like, whose product MNNKKLNVDAVGNGFNYNKEICGILLELAEYEKNTNRNIFKYEAYKKAAAVLASHSKRVNSGAEASKLKGIGVKIAKKIDEYYETGKLEKLENIHKDGRSQAINVLANVSGIGPVKAQSLYDEGITTIDELRQNLDKLNHHQQIGLKYYEDFQKKIPREEIQQIEAIIRKHILKLDENIVITICGSYRRGKQESGDIDTLITHPSYSYNKKRKKNDKNGPSSLLHKIIDTLKECGLVTDTLSLGETKFMGACRLHPDSITRRLDIRLLPQDQYYCGVLYFTGSDMFNKAMRAHALEHGHTINEYCVRPIGALGTPGEAVPINSEEEIFEYIQFPYKKPEERNY is encoded by the exons atgaacaataaaaaattaaacgtTGATGCTGTAGGAAACGGATTTAACTATaataaagaaatttgtggtatTTTGCTGG AGTTggcagaatatgaaaaaaatactaatagaaatattttcaaatatgaagCATATAAAAAAGCCGCTGCAGTTTTAGCATCCCATTCTAAAAGAGTAAACTCTGGTGCTGAAGCTTCAAAACTGAAGGGCATTGGTgttaaaattgcaaaaaaaattgatgaatattaTGAAACTGGGAAATTAGAGAAATTGGAGAAC ATACATAAAGATGGTAGAAGTCAAGCCATAAATGTACTTGCTAATGTATCAGGAATAGGTCCAGTTAAAGCTCAAAGTTTATATGATGAAGGTATAACAACAATTGATGAGTTGCGACAAAATCTAGATAAATTGAACCATCACCAGCAGATAGGTTTGAa GTATTATGAAGactttcagaagaaaattcCGAGGGAAGAAATTCAACAGATTGAAGCTATCATAAGAAAACATATTTTAAAACTTGatgaaaatattgtaataaCTATTTGTGGAAGTTACAG AAGAGGAAAACAAGAGAGTGGTGACATAGATACTCTTATTACACATCCTTCTTATTcttacaataaaaaaagaaaaaaaaatgacaaaaatgGACCAAGTAGTCTTCTTCATAAAATAATCGACACTCTCAAAGAATGTGGCCTTGTTACTGACACATTATCTTTAGGAGAAACAAAATTTATG GGGGCATGCAGACTACATCCAGACTCTATAACTAGAAGATTGGATATTCGATTACTTCCACAGGATCAGTATTATTGTGGAGTTTTATATTTTACAGGATCTGATATGTTTAATAAGGCTATGAGAGCTCATGCATTAGAACATGGACATACAATTAATGAATATTGTGTTAGACCTATTGGTGCTTTag GCACTCCTGGAGAAGCTGTACCAATTAATTCCgaagaagaaatttttgaatatatacaatttccttataaaaaaCCAGAAGAAAGGAATtattaa
- the LOC123675547 gene encoding zinc finger protein 93-like translates to MRDALRCRICLLKNEPLLYLNDKGCKLISKLETVIPELLWHESFCICEECSKELDVAFSFKTKCLQSYEKIVSEAECNETNEAETDENKVDEIIDPPSPLSESREDDVDYKIESVKQIRKAKTKIKQKKLKNEIPKQTRTRTTFYTCQECGIECNSTKKFIKHCEDTHDMVKKDIKPYSCPKCDKRFKTSTNLKQHLKYHKGTRSEICTYCGKGFITKPDLFVHEKIHFNQKTYSCEFCNKSFNTHKNLGTHKLIVHTDPSLWNYVCSFCNKRFPQKSNMTAHVRRHKGEKLFECHLCPKKFCENGTLKKHILTHSNVRNNRCSECGKEYRERRVMELHKAKVHGIGDIVVPVRIKKYICHICSKAYYDKNKLTRHLYTHTGEKPFRCEFCDKAFTDKSYLANHIKNTHINKSVTTVPIPVQV, encoded by the exons ATGAGAGATGCATTGAGATGTCGCATTTGCTTATTAAAAAATGAACCTCTTCTTTATTTGAATGATAAAGGTTGCAAATTAATCTCCAAATTAGAAACTGTTATCCCTGAATTG CTGTGGCATGAAAGTTTTTGCATATGTGAGGAATGTTCTAAAGAATTAGATGTTGCTTTCAGTTTTAAAACAAAATGCTTACAATCTTATGAGAAAATCGTATCTGAGGCTGAATGTAATGAAACCAATGAAGCAGAGACAGATGAAAACaaagttgatgaaataattgatcCCCCTTCTCCTCTTTCTGAATCAAGGGAAGATGATGTTGATTACAAAATAGAAAGTGTTAAGCAAATAAGAAAAGCTAAAACAAAAATCAAgcaaaagaaattaaaaaatgaaattcccaAGCAGACCAGAACCAGAACTACATTTTATACATGTCAAGAATGTGGAATTGAATGTAATagtacaaaaaaatttattaaacacTGTGAAGATACTCACGATATGGTCAAAAAGGATATCAAACCTTATTCATGTCCAAAATGTGATAAAAGATTCAAGACTTCTACTAACCTTAAACAACATTTAAAGTATCACAAGGGTACACGTTCTGAAATTTGTACATACTGTGGCAAAGGATTTATAACAAAACCTGATCTTtttgttcatgaaaaaattcactTCAATCAGAAAACATATTCTTGTGAATTTTGCAACAAAAGTTTTAATACTCATAAAAATTTGGGCACTCATAAACTTATTGTGCATACTGATCCTAGTTTGTGGAATTATGTTTGTAGTTTCTGTAATAAACGATTTCCTCAAAAATCAAATATGACTGCTCATGTAAGACGCCATAAAGGTGAGAAATTATTTGAATGTCATTTGTGTCCGAAAAAATTCTGTGAAAATGGCACATTGAAGAAACATATCTTGACTCATTCCAATGTTAGAAATAATAGATGCAGTGAATGTGGAAAAGAGTATAGGGAAAGAAGAGTAATGGAGCTTCATAAAGCAAAAGTCCATGGTATAGGTGATATCGTCGTCCCTGTTAGAATTAAGAAATATATTTGTCATATTTGTTCAAAGGCATATTATGATAAGAATAAATTAACAAGACATTTATATACCCATACTGGAGAAAAACCGTTCCGTTGTGAATTTTGTGATAAAGCATTTACTGATAAAAGCTATTTAGCTaatcatattaaaaatactCATATAAATAAGTCTGTTACAACTGTTCCCATTCCAGTTCAAGTTTGA